The DNA sequence AGCCATAAAAGCCGCCGCGACAACACCGCCGGCGGCAGCCGTAAAACCCGCTGTTAAAAGCACCGCTGTCCCCGCCGAAGTTGTTGAAGCAATTCAGGGCTTAAGGGAAGACTTTGACCTCCCAAACATGCAGCCGGCGCTTAAGTGGCATGACAACAGAAATGACTGTTCATATGAAATTAAAGACGGCCGCCTTCACATACAGGCACGCGGCGACGGCCATGATATCTTTATGGATTCAAATACCGACGCACCCAAAGTACTTGCGGATTTAAGCGGCGATTTTACAATTGAAACAAAGATGTATTTCACGGCCAAAAACAACGGCAACGGCGCCGGCATAGTAATATGGCAGGACAACCATAACTTTTTAAGGATAGACAGGGTGCTTCACTTTCAGACCCGCAACGTCATAAATGTTTCCGGCGCGGCCGGCGGCAGGTGGTTCTATTCGGAAGAGATTCCTTACACGCTTGAATTGTCATACTTAAGGATGGAAAGAAAAGGGGACATATTCACAGCATCGTGCAGCGTTGACGGCAGCGTATGGTTCAGTTTTAAACCCGTGGAATTTAAAGCATCATCGTCGGTTAAAGCCGGTGTTTTTGTTTTAAACCAGTGGAACAGCGGAAATTCTGACGCTGCGTTTGAATATATTCAGATAACAAAATAACCGGTATCGGCTAAAAATAACATAACAACGGTGAAAAATGAAAATAAATAAAATTACTTTTACCATAACCGCCGCGGCATCGCTTTTTTTATTCTCTTCATGCGTGTCAATGAGAACCGCTTTTCCGCCGGGGCATGTGGAAGTGACATCATCGCGGTCCGCCGCCAAGTCAGCCGCCGATAACACAGCCCGCGCGGAAGATAAAACGCCCGCCCCCGCGGCAACGCCTTCTTCCAGCTGGCATCCGGATGATTACGAACAAAACGGCGAAGAAAAAACACTTGTAATAAACGTGCTGATAAATAAAATTAAAGGCCCTTTTAACCTTTCGTCAGCTTCTGATATGGTTTTAAAAGAAAACGGCAGGAACCTGGGCAGGAGCTGTGAAATTAAAGCGGCATCCGGCGCCATCACGCTTAACGGCGATGCCGCGCAGCACACAAAAATAGAAATATCATCCAAAGACGTTATAAACCTTGGATCCAAAAAATACCGCGGCACTTTTATTCTGGAAGCTGAAAACGAAACTGTTCTTGCCATTAACAGGCTTTCAATAGAAGAGTATCTTTACGGCGTATTGCCGTCTGAAATTATCCCTTCCTGGCACGCCGAAGTTTTAAAATCACAGGCTGTGGCCGCAAGGTCATTCGCGTTTTACAACAAACTTAATTCCAGGGACAAACGCTACGACCTTGACAGCACGGTAATTTCCCAGGTATACAAGGGATTCGGCGTGGAACATAAAAATACAAACGCCGCGGTTGACGAAACCCGCGGGCTTATAATGACATACGGCACTGATGTGGTTCAGGCGTTTTTTCACGCAAACAGCGGCGGAAAAACCGCTGACAGCAAAGAAGTATGGGGCGGAACTCTGCCTTATCTTAAAATAGTTGATGACCCTTACTGCCGGGAAGGAAAACACTATTCCTGG is a window from the Candidatus Goldiibacteriota bacterium genome containing:
- a CDS encoding LysM peptidoglycan-binding domain-containing protein → MNKTRQAVFLSVMFLAMNVFAQNLIEYKVVEGDTLWEISGKFTGKKMNYEKIALYNNLKNADRIYPKQIIKIDLDEFKNSENTVKTAPVPVKTAVKAAAAPTAVKPAIKAAATTPPAAAVKPAVKSTAVPAEVVEAIQGLREDFDLPNMQPALKWHDNRNDCSYEIKDGRLHIQARGDGHDIFMDSNTDAPKVLADLSGDFTIETKMYFTAKNNGNGAGIVIWQDNHNFLRIDRVLHFQTRNVINVSGAAGGRWFYSEEIPYTLELSYLRMERKGDIFTASCSVDGSVWFSFKPVEFKASSSVKAGVFVLNQWNSGNSDAAFEYIQITK
- a CDS encoding SpoIID/LytB domain-containing protein; protein product: MKINKITFTITAAASLFLFSSCVSMRTAFPPGHVEVTSSRSAAKSAADNTARAEDKTPAPAATPSSSWHPDDYEQNGEEKTLVINVLINKIKGPFNLSSASDMVLKENGRNLGRSCEIKAASGAITLNGDAAQHTKIEISSKDVINLGSKKYRGTFILEAENETVLAINRLSIEEYLYGVLPSEIIPSWHAEVLKSQAVAARSFAFYNKLNSRDKRYDLDSTVISQVYKGFGVEHKNTNAAVDETRGLIMTYGTDVVQAFFHANSGGKTADSKEVWGGTLPYLKIVDDPYCREGKHYSWKHTISLPSLEEKLGKNGNSTGEIFDINIPERTDSGRAIMVRIKGSAGTVFIKSNVFRTALGVDALRSTNFNVHIDGGEAVFNGLGWGHGVGLSQEGAAGMAEKGYPYKDILKYYYKGVNIKKAVLK